The nucleotide window TCGGTACGAAAGCGCAGCTCGACGCCGAGGTCACGGCAGCGCCGGTGGAGTACGGCCAGCAGCCGGCGCCGGCTGAGCGCCGCGAAGCCGTGCCCACCGGACGTCAGGGTGCGGCCGCGGTGCACGATGTCGATGTCGTCCCAGCGGACGAACTCCGCCTGGAGGGCGCGGTAGACCTCCGGGTCGGCGTGCTCGATGCCGCCGAGGGTCTCGTCGGAGAGCACCACACCGAATCCGAAGGTGTCCTCGGGTGCGTTGCGCTCCCATACGGTGATCTCCCGGGCGGGATCGAGGCGCTTGAGCAGGACCGCGGCATACAGCCCGCCCGGTCCTCCGCCGACGACGGCGACCCGCATGGCTATTTCCCCTGCCACTTGGGCGTCCGCTTCTCGGTGAAGGCGGCATGGAATTCCGCGTAGTCGTCGCTGTTCATCAGCAGCGCCTGGGTGGCGGCGTCCATCTCGACCGCGGCGGCCAGCGGCATGTCGAGCTCCGCGGTGAGCAGCGCCTTGGTCTGCGCGTGGGCCAGCGCGGGCCCCTCGGCGAGCCGCTTGGCGAGCGCCGCGGCCGCCTCGTCGGCCCGTCCCTCCTCGGCCAGTTCGCTGATCAGCCCGAGCCGTTCGGCCTCCGGGGCGCGGACGGCGTCGCCGAGCATCAGCAGCCGGGTGGCATGGCCGAGGCCGATGACGCGCGGCAGGAGATAGGCCGCGCCCATGTCGCCGCCGGACAGCCCGACGCGGGTGAAGAGGAAGGCGAAGCGGGCGGAGGGGTCGGCCACGCGGAAATCCGCGGCCAGCGCGAGGACCGCGCCGGCCCCGGCCGCGACCCCGTGCACGGCCGCGATCACCGGGAACGGGCACTCCCGCAGCGCCCTGACGACCTGCCCGGTCATCCGGTTGAAGTCCAGCAGCTGCGCGGTGTCCATGCCCAGGGTGGCGCCGATGATCTCCTCGACGTCGCCGCCGGAGCAGAACCCGCGCCCCTCCCCCGCGAGGACGAGGGCGCGCACCGAGCGTTCCCGGGAGAGTTCCGCGAGCAGATCGCGGAGGTCGGCGTAGGCCTCGAAGGTGAGGGCGTTGAGCTTGTCCGGGCGCGCGAGGGTGACGGTGGCGATCCCGTCTTTCCTGGTCACGCGGAGGTGCTGCCAGGGATCTGTACTGCGGGCGGATCCTGCGAACGGGCTCATCGGGCTGCCTGCCCCCTTTGGCCGGTCGGCCGGTGGATGCTGTTCCGGATGCTTCTC belongs to Streptomyces sp. NBC_01454 and includes:
- a CDS encoding enoyl-CoA hydratase family protein, whose translation is MSPFAGSARSTDPWQHLRVTRKDGIATVTLARPDKLNALTFEAYADLRDLLAELSRERSVRALVLAGEGRGFCSGGDVEEIIGATLGMDTAQLLDFNRMTGQVVRALRECPFPVIAAVHGVAAGAGAVLALAADFRVADPSARFAFLFTRVGLSGGDMGAAYLLPRVIGLGHATRLLMLGDAVRAPEAERLGLISELAEEGRADEAAAALAKRLAEGPALAHAQTKALLTAELDMPLAAAVEMDAATQALLMNSDDYAEFHAAFTEKRTPKWQGK